Proteins from a genomic interval of Chryseobacterium indologenes:
- the traG gene encoding TraG family conjugative transposon ATPase, which translates to MRNVAKTTTLENKFPLLAVENNCILSKDADITACFEVRLPELFTVASAEYEAIHSAWHKAIKTLPDFTVIHKQDWYIKESYAPDLSIEDQSFLSKSYQRHFNERPFLNHYCYLFLTKTTKERMRMQSNFSSLCKGTLIPKEIRNKETIHRFMEAVAQFERIVNDSGFVSLKCLTEDEIIGTEDTQGLLEQYLTLSRGAGTPMQDIALGNEEVRIGNKRLSLHILSDTDDLPGTVSADTRFEKLSTDRSDCRLSFAAPVGLLLSCNHIYNQYLFLDNSEDNLQKFEKSARNMHSLARYSRANQINKEWIEKYLNEAHSFGLSSIRAHFNIMAWSEDLSELKQLKNDCGSALALMECKPRHNTADVATLYWAGMPGNAGDFPSEESFYTFIEPALCFFTEETNYHNSPSPFGIKMADRLTGKPIHLDISDLPMKRGIITNRNKFILGPSGSGKSFFTNHMVRQYYEQGAHVLLVDTGNSYQGLCELIKGKTKGEDGVYFTYTEDNPIAFNPFYTDDGVFDIEKRESIKTLILTLWKRDDEPPTRSEEVALSNAVSGYIERIKHQDVYPSFNGFYEYVKGDYRKVLEEKQVREKDFDIANFLNVLEPYYKGGEYDYLLNSNKQLDLLSKRFIVFEIDAIKDHKILFPIVTIIIMEVFINKMRRLKGIRKLILIEEAWKAIAKEGMAEYIKYLFKTVRKFFGEAIVVTQEVDDIIQSPIVKESIINNSDCKILLDQRKYMNKFDDIQAMLGLTDKEKGQVLSINMNNDASRLYKEVWIGLGGTHSAVYATEVSLEEYLAYTTEETEKMEVMQLAAELDGNVELAIKHIAMQRRDNSNQ; encoded by the coding sequence ATGAGAAATGTAGCAAAGACCACCACACTGGAAAACAAATTTCCGTTGCTGGCAGTAGAGAACAACTGCATCTTATCCAAAGATGCGGACATTACCGCCTGCTTTGAAGTGCGCCTGCCGGAACTGTTCACAGTCGCTTCTGCGGAATACGAAGCCATACATTCCGCCTGGCACAAAGCGATTAAAACCCTGCCTGATTTTACGGTCATTCACAAACAGGATTGGTACATCAAGGAAAGCTATGCGCCCGATCTGTCAATAGAAGACCAAAGTTTTTTATCAAAGTCTTATCAACGCCATTTCAACGAGCGACCGTTCCTGAACCATTATTGTTACCTGTTCTTGACGAAGACCACTAAGGAAAGAATGCGGATGCAAAGCAACTTCAGTTCGCTTTGCAAAGGCACACTGATACCAAAGGAAATCAGGAACAAGGAAACGATACATCGCTTTATGGAGGCGGTCGCCCAATTTGAGCGTATCGTGAACGATAGCGGTTTTGTAAGCCTGAAATGCCTGACCGAAGATGAAATCATCGGTACGGAAGATACACAGGGATTACTGGAGCAGTACCTCACGCTATCGAGGGGAGCCGGAACACCAATGCAGGACATCGCACTTGGAAACGAAGAAGTACGCATTGGCAACAAAAGGTTAAGCCTGCACATCTTGTCAGACACAGACGACCTGCCCGGAACCGTATCGGCAGATACCCGTTTTGAAAAGCTATCCACCGACCGTAGCGACTGCCGTTTGTCATTCGCCGCACCCGTGGGTTTGCTGTTGAGCTGCAACCACATCTACAACCAGTATTTGTTTTTGGATAACAGTGAAGACAACCTGCAAAAGTTTGAGAAATCTGCCCGTAATATGCACTCACTGGCAAGGTACAGCCGTGCCAACCAAATCAACAAAGAGTGGATAGAAAAGTACCTGAACGAAGCGCACAGCTTCGGGCTGTCTTCTATACGTGCGCACTTCAACATTATGGCGTGGTCGGAAGACCTTTCGGAACTCAAACAGCTAAAGAACGATTGCGGTAGTGCGTTGGCACTGATGGAGTGTAAACCCCGGCACAACACTGCGGATGTGGCTACCTTGTACTGGGCAGGAATGCCGGGCAATGCAGGCGACTTTCCGAGCGAAGAAAGTTTTTACACGTTCATTGAGCCTGCGCTGTGCTTCTTTACGGAAGAAACCAACTACCACAATTCGCCCTCGCCGTTCGGTATCAAGATGGCTGACCGCCTGACCGGAAAACCTATCCATCTGGATATTTCCGACCTGCCTATGAAGCGGGGTATCATCACGAACCGGAACAAGTTCATATTAGGGCCATCAGGCAGTGGTAAATCGTTCTTCACAAACCATATGGTACGGCAGTATTACGAGCAGGGCGCACACGTGCTGTTGGTAGATACGGGTAACTCTTATCAGGGCTTATGCGAACTCATCAAAGGAAAGACCAAAGGCGAAGACGGTGTTTACTTCACTTACACCGAAGACAACCCGATTGCCTTTAATCCTTTCTATACTGATGACGGCGTCTTTGATATTGAGAAAAGGGAAAGTATCAAGACTTTGATACTGACTTTATGGAAACGTGATGATGAACCACCAACCCGTTCTGAAGAAGTTGCCCTTTCCAATGCGGTAAGCGGTTATATCGAGCGTATCAAGCACCAAGATGTTTATCCCTCATTCAACGGTTTTTATGAGTATGTAAAGGGCGATTACCGCAAGGTATTGGAGGAAAAGCAGGTAAGGGAGAAAGACTTTGACATTGCCAATTTCCTGAACGTACTCGAACCCTATTACAAGGGTGGCGAATACGATTACCTGCTGAACTCAAACAAGCAGTTAGACCTGCTTTCCAAACGCTTTATCGTGTTTGAAATTGATGCGATTAAAGACCACAAAATCCTCTTTCCCATAGTCACGATTATCATTATGGAGGTGTTCATCAACAAGATGCGCCGATTGAAAGGTATTCGCAAGCTCATCCTGATTGAAGAAGCCTGGAAAGCGATTGCCAAAGAGGGAATGGCGGAATACATCAAGTATCTGTTTAAAACCGTCCGCAAATTTTTCGGCGAAGCGATTGTCGTAACGCAAGAGGTCGATGATATTATCCAGTCGCCCATTGTGAAAGAAAGTATCATCAACAACTCCGACTGCAAAATCCTGCTTGACCAACGCAAGTATATGAACAAGTTTGATGACATACAGGCGATGTTGGGGCTTACTGACAAAGAGAAAGGGCAGGTACTTTCCATCAATATGAACAACGATGCAAGCCGCCTTTACAAAGAGGTTTGGATTGGCTTAGGTGGTACGCACTCGGCAGTCTATGCCACCGAAGTTAGTTTGGAGGAATACCTCGCTTACACGACCGAAGAAACTGAGAAAATGGAAGTGATGCAGCTTGCTGCTGAACTGGACGGCAATGTGGAACTCGC
- a CDS encoding helix-turn-helix transcriptional regulator, translated as MKETFGEYIHKLRLDNGLTLTKLAAALDIDQSTLSKIENGKRNVPAEIIPKLSAFFSLDLKKLEHEYLSERIAELIYPEEETQKLFLAAEEKAKYMRIKNQHQSTLKF; from the coding sequence ATGAAAGAAACATTTGGCGAATATATTCACAAGCTAAGATTAGATAATGGTTTAACATTAACTAAACTTGCGGCTGCATTAGACATAGACCAATCTACCTTATCAAAAATTGAAAACGGTAAAAGAAATGTACCTGCTGAAATAATACCGAAACTTTCAGCATTTTTCAGTCTTGACTTAAAAAAATTAGAACACGAGTATCTAAGCGAAAGAATTGCAGAATTAATTTATCCGGAGGAGGAAACTCAAAAGCTATTTTTAGCTGCTGAGGAGAAAGCAAAATATATGAGAATTAAAAACCAACATCAAAGTACACTCAAGTTTTAA
- a CDS encoding DNA cytosine methyltransferase, translating to MVGASLFSSAGIAETYFEEVGINIIAANELVQERADLYQALYPNSKMIAGSILDDKIFKTLVESTPEKLDFLIASPPCQGMSVAGKNRNIEQMLKDERNYLVFKIIDFIKLKSPDFVLIENVPTFFKMVLPYQNQHLKVIEILNLLFGKEYKIEANVYDASEYGVAQRRTRAIIKLYRKDKKWGQPIKSEKQITVEEKIGFLPSIEAGEQSKIKWHFARKHSDNHVLWMKHTPTGKTAFENEEYFPIKSNGEKIKSYNTTYRRIKWDEPAPTITMRNDAISSQLNVHPGRKLKNGTYSDARVLTPLELMLLSSLPQNWNIPDNTPELLIRKCIGECIPPLLIKNIVAQINQ from the coding sequence ATGGTAGGAGCATCATTATTTTCAAGTGCAGGCATAGCAGAAACTTACTTTGAAGAAGTAGGAATTAATATTATCGCTGCTAACGAATTGGTTCAGGAAAGAGCTGACCTATATCAGGCATTGTATCCAAATTCTAAAATGATTGCAGGTAGCATTTTAGACGATAAGATTTTTAAAACACTCGTAGAAAGTACCCCTGAAAAATTAGACTTTCTAATTGCTTCACCACCTTGTCAAGGAATGAGTGTTGCAGGAAAAAATCGGAATATTGAGCAAATGCTTAAAGATGAAAGGAATTATCTTGTTTTTAAAATAATTGATTTCATTAAATTAAAATCTCCCGATTTTGTACTGATAGAAAATGTACCAACATTTTTTAAGATGGTTTTGCCATACCAAAATCAACATTTAAAAGTAATAGAGATTTTAAATCTATTATTCGGCAAAGAATACAAAATTGAAGCTAATGTGTATGATGCTTCTGAATATGGTGTTGCTCAAAGACGGACAAGAGCAATCATAAAATTGTACCGAAAAGACAAAAAATGGGGACAACCTATAAAGTCTGAAAAGCAAATAACAGTCGAAGAAAAGATTGGTTTTTTACCAAGTATTGAGGCAGGAGAACAGTCAAAAATAAAATGGCATTTTGCCCGAAAACATTCGGATAATCACGTACTGTGGATGAAGCATACCCCAACAGGAAAAACCGCTTTTGAAAATGAAGAATACTTTCCTATAAAATCTAATGGAGAAAAAATAAAAAGTTACAATACCACATACCGACGAATTAAATGGGATGAACCCGCTCCCACCATTACAATGCGAAATGATGCAATCAGTTCACAATTGAATGTGCATCCAGGAAGAAAATTAAAAAACGGAACTTATTCTGATGCAAGAGTTTTAACACCTTTGGAGTTAATGTTGTTGTCCTCTCTTCCACAAAATTGGAATATCCCGGATAATACACCTGAATTACTTATTAGAAAATGTATTGGAGAATGTATTCCGCCTTTGTTAATTAAAAATATTGTTGCTCAAATAAATCAATAA
- a CDS encoding DUF4133 domain-containing protein: protein MNYNINKGIGRTVEFKGLKAQYLFIFAGGLLGTLILVMILYMAGVNSYICLFLGAGCASLIVWQTFSLNRKYGEHGLMKIAGNKRHPRYIICRKPVHRYLKFTPKQNAV from the coding sequence ATGAATTACAATATCAACAAAGGCATCGGCAGGACGGTGGAATTTAAAGGGCTGAAAGCACAATACCTGTTCATTTTCGCAGGCGGGCTGCTCGGTACGCTTATCCTCGTGATGATACTGTATATGGCAGGCGTAAACTCTTACATCTGCCTGTTCCTCGGAGCAGGCTGTGCTTCGCTCATCGTATGGCAGACCTTTTCGCTGAACAGGAAGTACGGCGAACACGGGCTGATGAAAATTGCAGGCAATAAAAGGCATCCCCGCTACATCATCTGCCGCAAGCCTGTACACCGCTATTTAAAATTCACACCTAAACAGAATGCCGTATGA
- a CDS encoding DUF4868 domain-containing protein, with translation MDKSILVDIIGQASAENLKMYFVTRILKEGMKANARVLEKFDFKVYQIEITDEVRNYLYELSLKQFKKIQDNEDLNFFDYDVIADETEHLFTYQMQNKVGSFSDVVYNQLNQSPPKITDLNDILQDETLWAYCVEFEIDSNKSFYTFRKISPGKVGVEKEKDGEKKSLGSQIRTFFDTNTNTLSLLKSDTVYLDKQIDCIFYEETFYVLKKFYFEQLVGLQEEYKKRAEDVATSISKHQCFGDIKLLTDKIETKASIHKKLMKLEKLGNLNSLTSKNIKKLETLGKKKKAPINLKDGKIQFETEEDIDNVVKLLCDYFKTGDYSGKPYGTYAGKLQVTE, from the coding sequence ATGGATAAATCCATTTTGGTCGATATAATTGGTCAGGCAAGTGCGGAAAACTTAAAGATGTATTTTGTCACTCGTATTCTCAAAGAAGGAATGAAAGCTAACGCACGTGTTTTGGAAAAGTTTGACTTTAAAGTTTATCAGATAGAGATTACGGATGAAGTAAGAAACTATCTTTATGAACTTTCATTGAAACAGTTCAAAAAAATTCAGGATAATGAAGATTTAAACTTTTTCGATTATGATGTCATAGCTGACGAAACAGAACATCTGTTTACTTATCAAATGCAGAATAAAGTTGGCTCTTTTTCAGACGTTGTTTATAACCAATTAAACCAAAGCCCACCGAAAATCACAGATTTAAACGATATACTCCAAGATGAAACTCTTTGGGCATATTGTGTCGAGTTTGAAATTGACAGTAATAAATCTTTTTATACATTTAGAAAAATATCCCCCGGAAAAGTAGGAGTGGAAAAGGAAAAAGACGGAGAAAAGAAAAGCTTAGGCAGTCAGATAAGGACTTTTTTTGACACCAATACCAATACACTTTCATTGCTAAAAAGCGATACTGTTTATTTAGACAAACAAATAGATTGTATCTTTTATGAAGAAACTTTTTACGTATTGAAGAAATTTTACTTTGAGCAACTTGTCGGATTACAAGAAGAATATAAGAAGAGAGCGGAAGACGTAGCAACATCAATATCTAAACATCAGTGTTTTGGAGATATTAAGCTTCTAACTGATAAAATAGAAACAAAAGCTTCTATTCATAAAAAGTTGATGAAGTTGGAAAAATTAGGAAATCTAAATTCTTTAACTTCTAAAAACATAAAAAAGTTGGAAACATTGGGTAAAAAGAAAAAAGCACCGATAAACTTAAAAGATGGTAAAATCCAATTTGAAACGGAAGAAGATATAGATAATGTGGTCAAACTATTATGTGACTATTTCAAAACTGGAGATTATTCAGGTAAGCCCTACGGAACATACGCAGGTAAGTTACAAGTGACGGAATAA
- a CDS encoding site-specific DNA-methyltransferase yields MITITRENNMELMARYPDNYFDLAIVDPPYGILNKTKRGGDYKFNMDEYSQWDVKPNDDYFNELLRVSKNQIIWGGNYFGQLWLKSEYNKGFIIWDKNQPETLNNFSMAEMAWSSLDKPSKIFRFSVRKNRNKIHPTQKPVELYEWLLKMYANQGDKILDTHLGSGTIAIACYNAGLSLTACEISETYYLKALDKIKEVIPESAIHTNDLDAFSLTFPEQTKSKNGLYKQYQEQVEQLRLFKEERAKYYAGVR; encoded by the coding sequence ATGATTACAATTACGAGAGAAAATAATATGGAATTAATGGCAAGATATCCAGACAACTATTTTGACCTTGCCATAGTCGACCCACCTTATGGGATTTTAAACAAAACAAAAAGAGGTGGCGACTACAAATTTAATATGGATGAGTACAGTCAATGGGATGTAAAACCCAATGATGATTACTTTAATGAGTTACTTCGGGTTTCAAAAAATCAGATTATTTGGGGAGGAAACTATTTCGGACAACTTTGGCTAAAAAGCGAATACAACAAAGGGTTTATTATTTGGGATAAAAACCAACCCGAAACATTGAATAATTTTTCAATGGCAGAAATGGCTTGGTCATCATTAGACAAGCCTTCAAAAATTTTCAGATTTAGTGTAAGAAAAAATAGAAATAAAATCCACCCAACACAAAAACCAGTAGAGCTTTACGAATGGCTTTTGAAAATGTATGCTAATCAAGGAGATAAAATCTTAGATACTCATTTGGGAAGTGGAACAATTGCAATTGCGTGTTATAATGCAGGATTGAGTTTGACAGCTTGCGAAATTAGCGAAACCTACTATTTAAAAGCATTAGATAAGATAAAGGAAGTCATTCCCGAAAGTGCAATCCATACGAATGATTTAGATGCTTTTTCTTTGACATTTCCTGAGCAAACTAAATCTAAAAACGGATTATATAAACAATATCAAGAACAGGTAGAACAATTGAGATTATTTAAAGAAGAACGAGCAAAGTACTATGCAGGTGTGAGATAG
- a CDS encoding DUF4134 domain-containing protein, whose product MEKQRKKVLLAAVAMLSGIGAFAQGNGSAGINEATQMVTSYFDPATQLIYAIGAVVGLIGGVKVYNKFSSGDPDTSKTAASWFGACIFLIVAATILRSFFL is encoded by the coding sequence ATGGAAAAACAGAGAAAAAAAGTTTTACTGGCAGCCGTGGCAATGCTGTCAGGAATTGGTGCGTTCGCACAGGGAAACGGCTCGGCAGGTATCAACGAGGCTACCCAAATGGTAACAAGTTATTTCGACCCCGCAACGCAGTTAATCTACGCCATCGGTGCAGTCGTCGGGTTAATCGGGGGCGTTAAGGTGTACAACAAATTCAGTTCCGGCGACCCCGACACGAGTAAGACCGCAGCTTCGTGGTTCGGTGCGTGTATCTTCCTGATTGTTGCCGCTACTATCCTGCGTTCATTCTTCCTTTAA
- a CDS encoding conjugal transfer protein TraD — protein sequence MEIVIVICLLIVIVLLLQDKIVIHKRSEQKSKQEKVNPNLPDIMGQPKPVRSLSVPNTANESQITEQEINPDNLDIEYDENENVSIQIPQEELDEVFSNMPDLEEEEEEWNRYGISGGDNGFAQGVTYDELSSVGALLQKENLEQAQKETAVAIVQKLQGTELFSLLENSIEGASRKIAELLDSTLSSESDDGSSTLRKSDLGDFDIGEFV from the coding sequence ATGGAAATAGTAATTGTGATTTGCCTGCTGATAGTCATTGTCCTGCTTTTGCAGGATAAGATTGTCATTCATAAAAGGTCGGAGCAAAAGTCCAAACAGGAAAAAGTTAACCCGAACCTGCCCGATATTATGGGGCAACCCAAGCCAGTAAGAAGCCTTTCAGTGCCAAACACTGCCAATGAAAGCCAAATAACGGAACAGGAGATAAACCCTGATAATTTAGACATTGAATACGACGAAAACGAAAACGTCAGCATTCAAATTCCGCAGGAAGAACTGGACGAAGTTTTCAGCAATATGCCTGATTTGGAGGAAGAGGAAGAAGAATGGAACAGGTACGGAATATCCGGTGGCGATAACGGTTTTGCCCAAGGGGTTACCTACGACGAACTAAGCTCCGTAGGGGCATTGCTCCAAAAAGAGAATTTGGAACAGGCTCAAAAGGAAACAGCGGTAGCCATAGTTCAGAAATTACAGGGAACCGAATTATTCAGCTTACTGGAAAATTCCATTGAGGGTGCTTCCCGAAAAATTGCCGAGCTTTTGGATAGCACACTTTCATCTGAAAGCGACGACGGTTCTTCCACCTTGCGGAAAAGTGATTTGGGTGATTTTGACATTGGGGAGTTTGTATAG